In Kitasatospora sp. NA04385, a single genomic region encodes these proteins:
- a CDS encoding ATP-binding cassette domain-containing protein, which translates to MNGLAIAANGLRKSYGDKTVLDGVDLAVPTGTVFALLGPNGAGKTTAVKILSTLVRADAGRVSVGGHDLAAEPQQVRTAIGVTGQFSAVDGLITGTENMLLMADLHHLPKAEGRRVAADLLARFDLTEAADKPASTYSGGMKRRLDIAMTLVGNPRIIFLDEPTTGLDPRSRHGMWQIIRQLVADGTTVFLTTQYLEEADELADRIAVLHGGVIVAEGTAEELKRLVPGGHVRLRFTDPAAYRSAAAALTEAARDDAALTLSVPGDGSQRALRSVLDRLDGAGTEADELTVHTPDLDDVFFALTGAPAQSATPTRTTVEENAR; encoded by the coding sequence ATGAACGGCCTGGCCATCGCGGCGAACGGGCTGCGCAAGTCCTACGGCGACAAGACCGTCCTGGACGGCGTCGACCTCGCCGTCCCGACCGGAACCGTCTTCGCCCTGCTCGGCCCGAACGGCGCCGGCAAGACCACCGCCGTCAAGATCCTCTCCACCCTGGTGCGGGCCGACGCCGGCCGGGTCAGCGTCGGCGGCCACGACCTGGCCGCCGAACCGCAGCAGGTCCGCACCGCGATCGGCGTCACCGGCCAGTTCTCCGCCGTCGACGGCCTGATCACCGGCACCGAGAACATGCTGCTGATGGCCGACCTGCACCACCTGCCCAAGGCCGAGGGCCGCCGCGTCGCCGCCGACCTGCTGGCCCGCTTCGACCTCACCGAGGCCGCCGACAAGCCCGCCTCGACCTACTCCGGCGGCATGAAGCGCCGCCTGGACATCGCGATGACCCTGGTCGGCAACCCGCGGATCATCTTCCTGGACGAGCCCACCACCGGCCTCGACCCGCGTAGCCGGCACGGCATGTGGCAGATCATCAGGCAGCTCGTCGCCGACGGCACCACCGTCTTCCTCACCACCCAGTACCTGGAGGAGGCCGACGAACTCGCCGACCGGATCGCCGTCCTGCACGGCGGCGTGATCGTGGCCGAGGGCACCGCCGAGGAGCTCAAGCGGCTCGTCCCCGGCGGCCACGTCCGGCTCCGCTTCACCGACCCCGCCGCCTACCGCTCGGCCGCCGCCGCACTCACCGAGGCCGCCCGCGACGACGCCGCCCTCACCCTGAGCGTGCCCGGCGACGGCAGCCAGCGCGCCCTGCGCTCCGTCCTGGACCGCCTCGACGGAGCCGGCACCGAGGCCGACGAACTCACCGTCCACACGCCCGACTTGGACGACGTCTTCTTCGCCCTCACCGGCGCCCCCGCCCAGTCCGCCACCCCCACCCGGACCACCGTTGAGGAGAACGCCCGATGA
- a CDS encoding ABC transporter permease, whose product MSTLALAVRDSSTMLRRNLLHARRYPSLTLNLLLTPVMLLLLFVYVFGGAMSGGLGRSAYVTYLVPGILMMTIGSTVIGTAVSMATDMAEGIVARFRTMAIHRGSVLFGRVAGSVLQSVASVLLVGAVGVAIGFRSHDATALEWLAAFGLLVLVALALTWIAVGMGLGSPNAEAASNAAMPLILLPMISSAFVPLHSMPGWFQPIAQYQPFTPAIETLRGLLLGTHIGNNWWIALLWCAALTVLGYRWSRAQFDRDPQ is encoded by the coding sequence ATGAGCACGCTCGCCCTCGCCGTCCGCGACTCGTCCACCATGCTGCGGCGCAACCTGCTGCACGCCCGGCGCTACCCGTCGCTCACCCTGAACCTGCTGCTCACCCCGGTGATGCTGCTCCTGCTGTTCGTCTACGTCTTCGGCGGCGCGATGAGCGGCGGGCTCGGCCGCTCCGCCTACGTCACCTACCTGGTGCCCGGCATCCTGATGATGACCATCGGCTCGACCGTGATCGGCACCGCCGTGTCGATGGCGACCGACATGGCCGAGGGCATCGTCGCCCGGTTCCGCACCATGGCGATCCACCGCGGCTCGGTGCTGTTCGGCCGGGTGGCCGGCAGCGTGCTGCAGTCGGTGGCCAGCGTGCTGCTGGTCGGCGCGGTCGGGGTGGCGATCGGCTTCCGCTCGCACGACGCCACCGCCCTGGAGTGGCTGGCCGCGTTCGGCCTGCTGGTCCTGGTCGCCCTGGCGCTCACCTGGATCGCCGTCGGCATGGGCCTGGGCAGCCCCAACGCGGAGGCCGCCAGCAACGCCGCGATGCCGCTGATCCTGCTGCCGATGATCTCCAGCGCCTTCGTCCCGCTGCACTCGATGCCCGGCTGGTTCCAGCCGATCGCCCAGTACCAGCCGTTCACCCCGGCCATCGAGACGCTGCGCGGCCTGCTGCTCGGCACCCACATCGGCAACAACTGGTGGATCGCGCTGCTGTGGTGCGCGGCCCTCACCGTCCTCGGCTACCGCTGGTCCCGCGCCCAGTTCGACCGCGACCCGCAGTAG
- the gap gene encoding type I glyceraldehyde-3-phosphate dehydrogenase gives MTRIAVNGFGRIGRNVLRALLERDSKLEVVAVNDLTEPTALGRLLAYDTTSGRLGRPVTVEGDTLVVDGRRIKVLAERNPADLPWAELGVDIVLEATGRFTSAEAARAHLAAGAKKVLVSAPSDGADVTLAYGVNTEAYDPAAHTIVSNASCTTNALAPLAAVLDELAGIEHGFMTTVHAYTQEQNLQDGPHRDPRRARAAAVNIVPTTTGAAKAIGLVLPQLDGKLSGDSIRVPVPVGSIVELNTTVARDVTREEVLAAYREAAAGKLAGVLEYSEDPLVSSDITGNPASSIFDSELTRVDGRHVKVVAWYDNEWGFSNRVIDTLELLAAS, from the coding sequence ATGACCCGCATCGCCGTCAACGGATTCGGCCGCATCGGACGCAACGTGCTGCGCGCCCTGCTGGAGCGCGACAGCAAGCTGGAGGTCGTCGCCGTCAACGACCTGACCGAGCCCACCGCGCTCGGCCGGCTGCTCGCCTACGACACCACCTCGGGCCGGCTCGGCCGCCCGGTCACCGTCGAGGGCGACACCCTGGTGGTCGACGGCCGCCGGATCAAGGTCCTCGCCGAGCGCAACCCGGCCGACCTGCCCTGGGCCGAGCTCGGCGTCGACATCGTGCTGGAGGCCACCGGCCGGTTCACCTCCGCCGAGGCCGCCCGCGCCCACCTCGCCGCCGGTGCGAAGAAGGTGCTGGTGTCCGCCCCGTCGGACGGCGCCGACGTGACGCTGGCCTACGGCGTCAACACCGAGGCGTACGACCCGGCCGCGCACACCATCGTCTCCAACGCCTCCTGCACCACCAACGCGCTCGCCCCGCTGGCCGCCGTCCTCGACGAACTCGCTGGCATCGAGCACGGGTTCATGACCACCGTGCACGCCTACACCCAGGAGCAGAACCTCCAGGACGGCCCGCACCGCGACCCGCGCCGGGCCCGGGCCGCGGCGGTCAACATCGTGCCGACCACCACCGGCGCCGCCAAGGCGATCGGCCTGGTGCTGCCGCAGCTGGACGGCAAGCTCTCCGGCGACTCGATCCGGGTGCCGGTGCCGGTCGGTTCGATCGTCGAGCTGAACACCACCGTCGCCCGCGACGTCACCCGCGAAGAGGTGCTCGCCGCCTACCGCGAGGCCGCGGCCGGCAAGCTGGCGGGCGTGCTGGAGTACTCGGAGGACCCGCTGGTCTCCTCCGACATCACCGGCAACCCGGCGTCCTCGATCTTCGACTCGGAGCTGACCCGGGTCGACGGCCGCCACGTCAAGGTGGTCGCCTGGTACGACAACGAGTGGGGCTTCTCCAACCGGGTGATCGACACCCTGGAGCTGCTCGCCGCGAGCTGA
- a CDS encoding MerR family transcriptional regulator: MTTQQLLTPAEAAERSGFSLDTLRYYERIGLLTSITRATSGHRRFSPDDMGWLGILRCLRDTGMPIADMRRYAELARTEGPESLLGRIELLERHDTAVNDQIALLERQRAHLRDKIDYYRSVLTAD, encoded by the coding sequence GTGACGACTCAGCAGCTGCTCACTCCCGCCGAGGCCGCCGAACGCTCGGGGTTCAGCCTGGACACCCTGCGCTACTACGAGCGGATCGGCCTGCTCACCTCCATCACCCGCGCCACCAGCGGCCACCGCAGGTTCAGCCCCGACGACATGGGCTGGCTGGGCATCCTGCGCTGCCTGCGCGACACCGGCATGCCGATCGCCGACATGCGCCGCTACGCCGAACTCGCCCGCACCGAGGGGCCGGAGAGCCTGCTCGGCCGGATCGAGCTGCTGGAGCGGCACGACACCGCCGTCAACGACCAGATCGCCCTACTGGAACGCCAGCGGGCCCACCTCCGCGACAAGATCGACTACTACCGCAGCGTCCTCACCGCCGACTGA
- a CDS encoding NAD(P)-dependent oxidoreductase yields MKLTVVAATGGIGRQVLTQAVEAGHEVTAVVRDPGKLGETGVRVVRADLARAGAADLREAVAGADAVLSGLGAVGKAGVGVAEAGTRALVEAMREAGTRRLLVVSAAPIGTVPSPDRPHPPRHDPGEGPVMRYVLTPMVKRVLRAHYADLARMEDVVLAGGLDWTVLRPPRLTDGPLTCDYRVAYGQNLRGGSTVSRADVAHCMLRSVGDPDTVGRIIGIAY; encoded by the coding sequence ATGAAACTGACCGTGGTGGCCGCGACCGGTGGGATCGGACGGCAGGTGCTGACGCAGGCGGTGGAGGCCGGGCACGAGGTGACGGCGGTGGTGCGGGACCCGGGGAAGCTGGGGGAGACCGGCGTCCGGGTGGTCCGGGCGGACCTGGCGCGGGCCGGGGCGGCGGACCTGCGGGAGGCGGTGGCCGGGGCGGACGCGGTGCTCTCCGGACTCGGGGCGGTGGGCAAGGCGGGTGTCGGGGTCGCCGAGGCCGGGACGCGGGCGCTGGTGGAGGCGATGCGGGAGGCCGGGACGCGGCGGCTGCTGGTGGTGAGCGCCGCACCGATCGGGACGGTGCCCTCACCGGACCGGCCCCACCCGCCGCGACACGACCCGGGCGAGGGCCCGGTGATGCGGTACGTGCTGACGCCGATGGTGAAGCGGGTGCTGCGCGCGCACTACGCGGACCTGGCCCGGATGGAGGACGTGGTGCTGGCCGGCGGTCTGGACTGGACGGTGCTGCGCCCGCCCCGGCTCACCGACGGACCGCTGACCTGCGACTACCGGGTCGCGTACGGGCAGAACCTGCGCGGCGGGTCGACGGTGTCGCGGGCGGACGTCGCGCACTGCATGCTGCGCTCCGTCGGCGACCCGGACACGGTTGGGCGGATCATCGGCATCGCGTACTGA
- a CDS encoding YafY family protein — protein MADTSARTLRLLTLLQSHRFWAGEELSARLGVSARTLRRDVDRLRELGYPVEARRGVDGGYQLAAGAALPPLVIDDEEAVALAVGLQAAADNAVEGIAEASVRVLAKVVQVMPARLRRRVDALRTVTVPATWRTDTASRIDPDALTAVALACRDTERLRFRYEAADGAATERHAEPHALVRLGHRWYLVAYDLTRQGWRTFRLDRLAAPEPTGARFLPRTLPAADAAEFVRAGLQNQPRPHRVEALVEAPARQVRERIGQWAEVEEVDAGRSRVRMSADSLEWPAMALGSLDADFRLVSPPELAALLVAWSERFRRATDPGPSPAPSSTPSPSSAPAPSSAHGPSSAPAPDTRRTGTGQQAESER, from the coding sequence ATGGCCGACACCAGTGCCCGCACCCTGCGGCTGCTCACCCTGCTCCAGTCCCACCGCTTCTGGGCGGGCGAGGAACTCTCCGCCCGCCTCGGCGTCTCCGCCCGCACCCTGCGCCGCGACGTCGACCGGCTGCGCGAACTCGGCTACCCGGTCGAGGCCAGGCGCGGTGTCGACGGCGGGTACCAGCTCGCCGCGGGGGCCGCGCTGCCCCCGCTGGTGATCGACGACGAGGAGGCGGTCGCGCTGGCCGTCGGGTTGCAGGCGGCGGCCGACAACGCGGTGGAGGGCATCGCGGAAGCCTCCGTCCGGGTGCTGGCCAAGGTGGTGCAGGTGATGCCCGCCCGGCTGCGCCGCCGGGTGGACGCGCTACGCACCGTCACCGTCCCGGCGACCTGGCGCACCGACACCGCCTCCCGGATCGACCCGGACGCCCTGACCGCCGTCGCGCTGGCCTGCCGGGACACCGAGCGGCTGCGCTTCCGGTACGAGGCCGCCGACGGCGCCGCCACCGAGCGGCACGCCGAGCCGCACGCACTGGTCCGGCTCGGGCACCGCTGGTACCTGGTCGCCTACGACCTCACCCGCCAGGGCTGGCGCACCTTCCGCCTCGACCGGCTCGCCGCCCCCGAGCCGACCGGCGCCCGCTTCCTGCCCCGCACCCTCCCGGCCGCCGACGCCGCCGAGTTCGTCCGGGCGGGCCTGCAGAACCAGCCCCGCCCGCACCGGGTCGAGGCGCTGGTGGAGGCCCCCGCGCGGCAGGTCCGGGAGCGGATCGGCCAGTGGGCCGAGGTCGAGGAGGTCGACGCCGGTCGCAGCCGGGTGCGGATGAGCGCCGACTCGCTGGAGTGGCCCGCGATGGCGCTCGGCTCGCTGGACGCCGACTTCCGGCTGGTCTCCCCGCCCGAACTCGCCGCCCTGCTGGTCGCCTGGAGCGAACGCTTCCGCCGCGCCACCGACCCCGGCCCGTCGCCCGCCCCGTCGTCGACACCCAGCCCGTCGTCGGCGCCCGCCCCGTCGTCGGCCCACGGCCCGTCCTCGGCGCCCGCCCCGGACACCCGCCGCACCGGAACCGGCCAGCAGGCAGAATCGGAACGGTGA
- a CDS encoding DinB family protein gives MSTETVETAQTAEAAEAVQTAEAVQATETARTADDQYPAATAEGPTPEHADLIAELRTIRHFLRLTARDLDDEQASRRTTVSELTIGGLIKHVTSMERAWAAFIAVGTSALPDFNAMAEADYQARADEFRLLPGETLLGVLTAYEAVARGTDELLAGLADLNVSHPLPSAPWFAPGVSWSARRTVLHIIAETAQHAGHADIIRESLDGQKSMG, from the coding sequence ATGAGCACCGAGACCGTCGAGACCGCCCAGACCGCTGAGGCCGCTGAGGCCGTTCAGACCGCTGAGGCCGTTCAGGCCACGGAGACCGCCCGGACCGCTGACGACCAGTACCCCGCCGCCACCGCCGAGGGCCCGACCCCCGAGCACGCCGACCTGATCGCCGAGCTGCGCACCATCCGGCACTTCCTGCGGCTGACCGCCCGTGACCTCGACGACGAGCAGGCCTCCCGCCGCACCACCGTCAGCGAGCTGACCATCGGCGGCCTGATCAAGCACGTCACCTCGATGGAGCGGGCCTGGGCGGCGTTCATCGCCGTCGGCACGTCGGCGCTGCCCGACTTCAACGCCATGGCCGAGGCCGACTACCAGGCCCGCGCGGACGAGTTCCGGCTGCTGCCCGGCGAGACCCTGCTCGGCGTGCTGACCGCGTACGAGGCGGTGGCCCGCGGCACCGACGAGCTGCTGGCCGGCCTGGCCGACCTGAACGTCTCGCACCCGCTGCCCTCGGCGCCCTGGTTCGCCCCCGGTGTCAGCTGGTCGGCCCGGCGCACCGTGCTGCACATCATCGCCGAGACCGCCCAGCACGCCGGGCACGCCGACATCATCCGGGAGTCCCTGGACGGGCAGAAGAGCATGGGCTGA
- a CDS encoding SMI1/KNR4 family protein, with product MDIAAYTEQSSEYRTRPVPVDWAVVESWLGLELPTDYRELLDRHGPVLFGDHLWVHGPYVQDDRFDYGKWLHQQHRSARIELRELHGAQRPPVHPEPGGLLAFGATRESDTLFWDTADPDPDRWTVVVQRISHDENGAAGWYRTGLALGPLLHSLVTGPDVPPIGPRPAVRAGTAFLTEAVAWTPPPPAVPRLDEEQRRFALQTGTGLAALRVLTPPPEHPYLGSGHTWTSLAAALGTELPTDYREFMELYGSGHLGGWLRLHTPLRNGTHDFIEHQRDTSENYAFFREDDPEEYPLPVWPEPGGFLPFATSRDGDELGWLAQGPDPDRWPLAIWPRHADQGPPLEGGLVDVLLAWLRREIDVPGLPAYDEEDDPVEYATFEPFDDNAYW from the coding sequence ATGGACATCGCCGCGTACACCGAGCAGTCGTCCGAGTACCGGACCAGGCCGGTCCCGGTGGACTGGGCGGTGGTCGAGAGCTGGCTAGGGCTGGAACTGCCCACCGACTATCGGGAGTTGCTCGACCGGCACGGACCGGTGCTGTTCGGCGACCACCTCTGGGTGCACGGGCCGTACGTCCAGGACGACCGGTTCGACTACGGCAAGTGGCTGCACCAGCAGCACCGCAGTGCCCGGATCGAGCTGCGCGAACTGCACGGCGCGCAGCGACCGCCCGTCCATCCGGAGCCCGGCGGCCTGCTCGCCTTCGGTGCCACCCGGGAGTCCGACACGCTGTTCTGGGACACCGCCGACCCCGACCCGGACCGCTGGACGGTGGTCGTCCAGCGCATCAGCCACGACGAGAACGGCGCAGCCGGCTGGTACCGCACCGGCCTGGCCCTCGGCCCGCTGCTGCACTCCCTCGTCACCGGGCCGGACGTCCCCCCGATCGGCCCCCGCCCCGCCGTCCGGGCCGGCACCGCCTTCCTCACCGAGGCCGTCGCCTGGACGCCCCCGCCCCCCGCAGTGCCCCGGCTGGACGAGGAGCAGCGCCGCTTCGCCCTGCAGACCGGCACCGGCCTCGCCGCCCTCCGCGTCCTCACCCCGCCACCCGAGCACCCCTACCTCGGCAGCGGCCACACCTGGACCTCGCTCGCCGCCGCACTCGGCACCGAACTGCCCACCGATTACCGCGAGTTCATGGAACTCTACGGCTCCGGCCACCTGGGCGGCTGGCTCCGCCTGCACACCCCGCTGCGCAACGGCACGCACGACTTCATCGAGCACCAGCGGGACACCAGCGAGAACTACGCCTTCTTCCGCGAGGACGACCCGGAGGAGTACCCACTGCCGGTCTGGCCGGAACCCGGCGGCTTCCTCCCCTTCGCCACCTCCCGCGACGGCGACGAACTCGGCTGGCTCGCCCAGGGCCCCGACCCGGACCGCTGGCCGCTGGCGATCTGGCCCCGGCACGCCGACCAGGGCCCGCCGCTGGAGGGCGGCCTGGTCGACGTCCTGCTGGCCTGGCTGCGGCGCGAGATCGACGTTCCGGGCCTGCCGGCGTACGACGAGGAGGACGATCCGGTCGAGTACGCGACCTTCGAGCCGTTCGACGACAACGCCTACTGGTGA
- a CDS encoding GlxA family transcriptional regulator, whose translation MSAPRLRRVAVLVLDGAKPLDVGIPAQVFSTRGSMPYEVRVCGAAPGLVAGGDGLSYHVAHGLEALEWAESVFVPGYRHPDRDDPPPAVVEALCAAHARGARLAAISTGAFALAATGLLDGRRATTHWHYTRALAAKYPKVRVDENVLFVDEGSVLTSAGAASGIDLCLHVLRGDLGVAASNHTARRLVAAPYRSGGQAQYVPRSLPEPVGERFAATREWALHRLDGPLTVRTLARHAAVSPRTFSRRFVEDTGYTPMQWVLRARVDLARELLERSEHSVERIAAETGLGTGTNLRTHFQQILGTTPSEYRRTFAKGE comes from the coding sequence ATGTCAGCTCCTCGCCTGCGCCGGGTGGCCGTGCTGGTCCTGGACGGCGCCAAACCGCTCGACGTCGGGATCCCCGCGCAGGTGTTCTCCACCCGGGGCAGCATGCCGTACGAGGTGCGGGTGTGCGGGGCGGCGCCGGGGCTGGTCGCGGGCGGGGACGGCCTGTCGTACCACGTGGCGCACGGGCTGGAGGCGCTGGAGTGGGCGGAGTCGGTGTTCGTGCCCGGCTACCGGCATCCGGACCGGGACGATCCGCCGCCCGCCGTGGTCGAGGCGCTGTGCGCCGCGCACGCCCGCGGGGCCCGGTTGGCGGCGATCTCCACCGGGGCGTTCGCGCTGGCCGCGACCGGGCTGCTGGACGGCCGCCGGGCCACCACGCACTGGCACTACACCCGGGCGCTGGCCGCCAAGTACCCGAAGGTGCGGGTGGACGAGAACGTGCTGTTCGTCGACGAGGGCAGCGTGCTCACCTCGGCGGGCGCCGCGTCCGGCATCGACCTGTGCCTGCACGTGCTGCGCGGCGACCTGGGGGTGGCCGCGTCCAACCACACCGCGCGCCGGCTGGTCGCCGCGCCGTACCGCAGCGGCGGCCAGGCGCAGTACGTGCCGCGCAGTCTGCCCGAGCCGGTCGGCGAGCGGTTCGCGGCCACCCGGGAGTGGGCGCTGCACCGGCTGGACGGCCCGCTGACGGTGCGGACGCTGGCCCGGCACGCCGCGGTCTCGCCGCGCACCTTCTCCCGCCGCTTCGTCGAGGACACCGGCTACACCCCGATGCAGTGGGTGCTGCGGGCCCGCGTCGACCTGGCCCGTGAGCTGCTGGAACGCTCCGAGCACAGCGTCGAGCGGATCGCCGCCGAGACCGGCCTGGGCACCGGCACGAACCTGCGGACCCACTTCCAGCAGATCCTCGGGACCACGCCCAGCGAGTACCGGAGGACCTTCGCGAAGGGTGAGTAG
- a CDS encoding serine hydrolase, whose amino-acid sequence MRARTTVGRLAGTAAIGALVVSLTAGTSGAAQITVHRARPDAAALRASIAGLPSAEITSAVVLVDGDGGRWSGTSGTGDPATGRPVNADGRFRIGSISKVFTATVLLQLAAEHRIDLDGTVQRYLPHALPEGYPPITVRQLLNHTSGLPSGGKLFAPDGSTDDGSAAWFAAHAADHWTPRQAVDVLAGQPMQFAPGTAQQYNGVNYYLAGLLIERVTGRSFEREVTDRILRPLGLRHTSAPAATDTALPDPTAHAVLAVPRPDGGTGLADVTRQSPWPWAEGGMLSSAPDLERFLSALLRGELLPPAQQAELFAVPDVPNFHNQNCDIGPTTGRACFSTGLMRFTPAPGIELWGKTGSRPGWTSAMFATRDASRDLVCSFTPTSRQGASFPAQYRVAAAAFDLPAL is encoded by the coding sequence ATGCGCGCAAGGACGACGGTGGGCAGGCTGGCGGGGACGGCCGCGATCGGTGCGCTGGTGGTGTCGCTCACCGCCGGGACGTCCGGCGCGGCGCAGATCACGGTGCACCGGGCCCGGCCGGATGCGGCCGCGCTGCGCGCCTCGATCGCCGGGCTGCCGAGCGCGGAGATCACCAGCGCGGTGGTGCTGGTGGACGGCGACGGCGGCCGGTGGAGCGGTACTTCGGGGACGGGCGACCCGGCGACCGGGCGGCCGGTGAACGCGGACGGGCGGTTCCGGATCGGCAGCATCTCGAAGGTGTTCACCGCCACCGTGCTGCTGCAACTCGCCGCCGAGCACCGGATCGACCTGGACGGCACCGTCCAGCGCTACCTGCCGCACGCCCTCCCGGAGGGCTACCCGCCGATCACAGTCCGCCAACTGCTCAACCACACCAGCGGATTGCCCTCCGGCGGCAAGCTGTTCGCCCCCGACGGCAGCACCGACGACGGCAGCGCCGCCTGGTTCGCCGCGCACGCCGCCGACCACTGGACGCCCCGGCAGGCCGTCGACGTGCTGGCCGGGCAGCCGATGCAGTTCGCGCCGGGCACCGCCCAGCAGTACAACGGCGTCAACTACTACCTGGCGGGGCTGCTGATCGAGCGGGTCACCGGCCGGAGCTTCGAGCGGGAGGTCACCGACCGGATCCTGCGCCCGCTGGGCCTGCGCCACACCTCGGCGCCCGCCGCCACCGACACCGCGCTGCCGGACCCGACCGCGCACGCCGTCCTCGCCGTCCCGCGCCCGGACGGCGGCACCGGCCTGGCGGACGTCACCCGGCAGAGCCCGTGGCCGTGGGCCGAGGGCGGCATGCTCTCCTCCGCGCCCGACCTGGAGCGCTTCCTGTCCGCCCTGCTGCGCGGCGAGCTGCTGCCGCCCGCCCAGCAGGCCGAGCTGTTCGCCGTCCCGGACGTGCCGAACTTCCACAACCAGAACTGCGACATCGGCCCGACCACCGGGCGGGCCTGCTTCAGCACCGGCCTGATGCGCTTCACCCCGGCGCCGGGCATCGAGCTGTGGGGCAAGACCGGCAGCCGCCCGGGCTGGACCAGCGCGATGTTCGCCACCCGGGACGCCTCCCGGGACCTGGTCTGCTCCTTCACCCCGACCTCCCGGCAGGGCGCGTCCTTCCCCGCCCAGTACCGGGTCGCGGCCGCCGCGTTCGACCTGCCCGCGCTGTGA
- a CDS encoding SigE family RNA polymerase sigma factor — MSRETEDDAYAAFVEDAWPRHLRTATLIAGNRDLGEELLQDCLVKLYVRWHRVGVEDPHAYLRRMLVNGNISRWRRFRRETLTDQLPEPAVGHPGPAEDGMDELHRALRSLPLKQRAVVVLRYVEDLTEKDTAAVLGCSVGTVKSHHARAMARLRTVLSGTWWKNQEVAVR, encoded by the coding sequence GTGAGTCGAGAAACCGAGGACGACGCCTACGCGGCCTTCGTCGAGGATGCCTGGCCGCGGCACTTGCGGACGGCCACGTTGATAGCGGGGAACCGCGACCTGGGCGAGGAACTGCTCCAGGACTGCCTGGTCAAGCTGTACGTGCGCTGGCACCGGGTCGGCGTCGAGGACCCGCACGCCTACCTGCGGCGGATGCTGGTCAACGGCAACATCAGCCGGTGGCGCAGGTTCCGCCGCGAGACGCTCACCGACCAGCTCCCCGAGCCGGCGGTCGGGCACCCCGGTCCGGCCGAGGACGGGATGGACGAACTCCACCGCGCGCTGCGCTCGTTGCCGCTCAAACAGCGCGCGGTGGTGGTCCTCCGGTACGTGGAGGACCTGACGGAGAAGGACACCGCGGCCGTGCTCGGCTGTTCGGTGGGCACGGTGAAGAGTCACCACGCGCGGGCGATGGCCCGTCTGCGCACCGTCCTCTCGGGCACGTGGTGGAAGAACCAGGAGGTGGCCGTCCGTTGA
- a CDS encoding helix-turn-helix transcriptional regulator encodes MGRRESARERAFCSPEFFAEELALARERAGLSQGDLAQLTHCDRSLISRIESSDRVPQEDFVRACDRLLDTDGRLLRFWRRVPWHQDFERPDGFQRFFELEAAATMHREYHVSLVGGLLQTPDYAHALFTRNALMPDQDLIEERMRVRMGRQRRFLEDPNGPMLVVILSEAVLRRTIGGPAVMTGQLRHLLDVAQRPNIVLQVAPFSLAERTPVNTSMTLITLPGGQEYLYSESLGTGHLINDDHTIAMHARRFDRLRGDCLSAPDTARLVQRILEGLLNQEPEDLPVLRPTNQIVLPRQQRRPVPRSSTRLRLRRGRPGPEQ; translated from the coding sequence GTGGGTCGTCGGGAATCCGCACGAGAGCGCGCGTTCTGCTCGCCGGAGTTCTTCGCCGAGGAGCTGGCCCTGGCCCGCGAGCGGGCCGGGCTGTCGCAGGGCGACCTGGCCCAGCTGACCCACTGCGACAGGTCCCTGATCAGCCGGATCGAGTCGAGCGACCGCGTACCGCAGGAGGACTTCGTCCGGGCCTGCGACAGGCTGCTGGACACCGACGGCCGACTGCTGCGCTTCTGGCGACGGGTGCCCTGGCACCAGGACTTCGAGCGCCCGGACGGCTTCCAGCGCTTCTTCGAGCTGGAGGCGGCGGCGACCATGCACCGCGAGTACCACGTCTCACTGGTGGGCGGCCTGCTACAGACCCCCGACTACGCCCATGCGCTCTTCACGCGCAACGCGCTGATGCCCGACCAGGACCTGATCGAGGAACGGATGCGGGTCCGGATGGGCCGCCAGCGCCGATTCCTCGAAGACCCCAACGGACCGATGCTGGTCGTCATCCTCAGCGAGGCGGTGCTCCGCAGGACGATCGGCGGTCCCGCCGTCATGACAGGCCAGCTGCGCCACCTGCTGGACGTCGCGCAGCGGCCGAACATCGTCCTCCAGGTGGCCCCGTTCTCCCTGGCCGAAAGGACCCCGGTGAACACGTCGATGACCCTGATCACCCTTCCCGGTGGGCAGGAGTACCTGTACTCGGAGAGCCTGGGCACGGGGCACCTGATCAACGACGACCACACGATCGCCATGCACGCACGCCGTTTCGACCGGCTCCGAGGTGACTGCCTGTCCGCCCCGGACACGGCTCGACTGGTCCAACGCATCCTGGAAGGACTGCTGAACCAGGAGCCCGAAGATCTCCCTGTCCTCCGCCCGACGAATCAAATCGTCCTGCCGCGACAGCAACGGCGGCCGGTGCCGCGAAGCAGCACCCGACTCCGCCTCCGCCGGGGCCGCCCCGGCCCGGAACAGTAA